AGGCGTCTTCCTAGCCATGATGTCCTTAGAGATGCGATGGAGATAGTTCTTCATCATCTGCTTGCAAAGGATGCTCCACAGCCCCATCTTGCTGCACACCTTGGAGGTCACATGGATGATGACATTCTGGAGCGGCAGCGCCGTGGTGGGAAATAGACCTCAGGTGAAATCTgcctggcattgcctttctgcaAGCCCTGGCAGCTTTGGTCCCCAGGCGGGTCTGGCAATGGGACCAGTGGCCAGGGAGCTGGTGCCTGGTGGCCACCGGAGCAGGGACTGGAGAAACAGGGCTCAGCCCCTGTTCCTCATCCCTGAGTCCTGGCCCAAGCCTGACCAGCAGGGGCTACGGAAAAGACAACTGGTCCTGCCGAGTCTCAGCTCCTATATACCTGGGCCCTGTCTTCTGGGTGGAGAGTGGTGCCCAGACCCACTTTAAAGGCTCTGCCTACGTAGCTTCTGGGTCCAGGGCCCAACTAGtgctgggttgggggtggggggtgggggtgggtgcagTGGGTTAGGAGGGGATCTGAACTTGAAGCCTTGGTTCATTGATTTTGGAATATCTTATCCTGCCATATCAGTGGAAGAGGATAAATCTGAGGATCCCAGGATGAAGACAGAGGGCTGAGCAGGTCAAGGGAGCTAAGGGGGGCAAGGGGAGAGTGAAACTATGATTCCTGTGATGATACATCCACTTCTTAAGCATTAAGTTGGAGCTAAGTACATCCCACTTTTCAGCTCCTTCAAAAGGCCTAGGcagtatttccctggtggctcatggtgaagaatccacctgccagtacaggagaggATCTgaggtccaggaagaccccacacgcTGGGGAGCAAGGAAGCtggtgcaccacaaccactgagcctgtgctctagagcccgggagccacaactactgagcccgcgtgtctcaactactgaagcccgcatgctgAGAGCCACTGCTCCGCAACAGGaggagccaccgcagtgagaagcctgagcaccccagtgacagagtagctcccactcagaGCAACTAGAGAGAAAGTCTGAGAGgcagccaagacccagcacagtcaaataaatacataaataaaatcatctgtttaaaaaaagtcCTAGGCAACTTGGGGTTCTTGTCCACCCCATTccacaggtaagaaaactgaggctcacaaaGTGTTTATGACTTGTCCAAGCCATACAGCTTGGATGTGGAGAACCTGGGACTTACCTTTCCTGACTCAGGCTTGATCTGGAACCAACCTCCCAGAGCCATATCCTGGACATGAATGGGAGGTCCCTACCTTCTCTGGGGACAGGTTCCCTTCAAGAACTTGATGGAAACCACACACCCTTCCTCCCACTTTCACACTCCCAGAATGCCTCAAGTTGAGGGAATTCTCCAAAGTCCATTGGCACACATTTGAGGAGCCTGCAGACCCTCAGCCATTCTGATAGCCCTCCTCACCACCtgccgccctccccaccccctcagggGCACCACTCCACCCAACAGGCTCCACAAGCCTCCAGTCTCACCTTGCTGGGCCTATTTCCCACCATGTACTTCAACATCTGCATTATCTTCTGACACGGACCACAGAATTGGTTCAGCTCCTCTCTTTGGAGCACCAGGTCACCCTGTTAGGAAAGGAAGTCCCTCAGAGTGGTCTCTCGGACACCCCAACCTTGGAAGGGCACCAGGAAGGGGCCCTTGGGGGCTTTCAAGGCCAGTAGGATGACCCATGATCTGTCTGTCCATATGAGGACCTGAGCCAGACTGGCTGGCCCCTGCCCATCTCTCAGCCTGTCTTAGAGGGGCTGAGAGACCCCACGACCTGCCCCCACACCCACAGCAGCGGCCCCAGCCCAGCATCTGCCCCTCTGCTGTTCTACCGTCAGACAAGGAGGAGGCTCTTGGGGAGGGC
This window of the Bubalus bubalis isolate 160015118507 breed Murrah chromosome 12, NDDB_SH_1, whole genome shotgun sequence genome carries:
- the LOC102399055 gene encoding antimicrobial peptide NK-lysin-like, translated to MTSWVVLLIASVLLVSPGLAFSGLTPESHDQATAHLCDGDELCQGLAPEDPQGDLVLQREELNQFCGPCQKIMQMLKYMVGNRPSKNVIIHVTSKVCSKMGLWSILCKQMMKNYLHRISKDIMARKTPQAICVDIKLCKLKAGLI